The proteins below are encoded in one region of Desulfovibrio sp. JC022:
- a CDS encoding response regulator transcription factor, which produces MVGKILVVDDEVHIRMLLEQTLEELEDDYGVELLTAENGEEGLDCIREERPELVFLDIMMPYMNGYEVCQAVREDPELSGVNIILLTAKGQEADRKHGLELGAERYMTKPFDPDEILEVAKSILNIED; this is translated from the coding sequence ATGGTCGGAAAGATTCTAGTTGTGGATGACGAAGTCCACATCAGGATGCTTCTTGAACAGACTTTGGAAGAACTGGAAGATGACTACGGAGTTGAATTGCTGACGGCCGAGAACGGAGAGGAAGGGCTGGACTGTATTCGCGAAGAACGTCCGGAGCTTGTTTTTCTGGATATTATGATGCCGTATATGAACGGCTACGAAGTCTGTCAGGCTGTACGAGAAGATCCGGAGCTTTCTGGTGTTAATATCATTCTGCTGACCGCAAAGGGGCAAGAGGCTGACCGCAAGCACGGCCTTGAACTGGGAGCGGAACGGTATATGACCAAGCCTTTCGACCCGGACGAGATTCTTGAAGTTGCAAAATCCATCCTGAACATTGAGGACTGA